In Schistocerca cancellata isolate TAMUIC-IGC-003103 chromosome 7, iqSchCanc2.1, whole genome shotgun sequence, a genomic segment contains:
- the LOC126092907 gene encoding suppressor of cytokine signaling 2-like, with protein KDSSSSPSCSPQPSPSVPLTFAWTPLPWAPPIPVVVAAAAPVLPPAPAPPAATALPAAPRPSTVQQPSSDVDLVRLAATQAALRASGWYYEGLSWQQSAELLRASQPGTFLVRDSSDARFLFSLSVQTERGPTSVRLHYVAGQFRLDSEARLTASMPLFNCVVALVEHYVAESQRRASSQHRDCAAGGKEQVWVDAHGQMYSPIVLTRPLYRQGHPPSLQHCARLAVNRVLNGRRPTHLPLPLTLKEYLSEYPYKH; from the exons aagGACTCGTCGTCCTCGCCCTCCTGCTCCCCGCAGCCGTCGCCGTCGGTGCCGCTGACGTTCGCGTGGACGCCGCTGCCCTGGGCGCCGCCCATCCCCGTGGTGGTCGCAGCCGCCGCCCCCGTGCTGCCGCCCGCCCCCGCGCCGCCGGCTGCCACCGCCCTGCCCGCGGCGCCGCGACCCTCCACG GTTCAGCAGCCGTCATCAGATGTGGACCTGGTCCGCCTGGCTGCTACACAGGCAGCACTGCGCGCCTCAGGCTGGTACTACGAGGGCCTGTCGTGGCAGCAGTCAGCAGAGCTGCTGCGTGCCTCACAGCCCGGGACGTTCCTAGTACGCGACTCATCAGACGCTCGATTCCTCTTCTCGTTGAGTGTGCAGACAGAGCGTGGCCCGACATCAGTCCGACTGCACTATGTCGCGGGCCAGTTTCGGCTCGATTCCGAGGCACGACTCACTGCCAGCATGCCACTCTTCAACTGCGTCGTCGCATTGGTCGAGCATTACGTTGCCGAGTCGCAGAGGCGGGCCTCCTCCCAGCACCGCGATTGTGCTGCAG GAGGCAAAGAGCAGGTGTGGGTGGATGCGCATGGCCAGATGTATTCACCAATTGTACTGACTCGTCCACTCTATCGACAAGGGCACCCACCAAGTTTGCAGCACTGTGCCAGGCTGGCTGTGAATCGTGTACTAAATGGACGACGCCCCACACATCTCCCATTGCCGTTAACATTAAAGGAATATCTCAGCGAATACCCTTACAAACATTGA